In Streptomyces longhuiensis, the following proteins share a genomic window:
- a CDS encoding glycogen debranching N-terminal domain-containing protein, translating to MALPSLAISSQQGQLTGDGLEGFYRAGRRLLSRCLLRVAGREPIAVQARMIAADRARFVATLRPVVDSGPDPDIMVERIRHADGTERITLRSSATRPLRLPVEVALGTDLAELGAVAAGQPGREVSATVHDSGMRWSSSAGHAVVTADPPPRDALASAGLLRWEFDLPPGGIWSVELRVRADGGAASRSVGQGAVRPLATAESTGDDARVGPLLRTCAEDLHALLLRDPAHPTDLYLAAGAPWRCGLAPAEALAAARMALPLGTRLAAGTLRALARTQLPGTGRESGMIPGPLRDAGPHLPPGCTGTEATLLFPALLAEARRWGLPEQEVAELLPTAERCLQWLRTAVGDGAYLADPGPGGPLRCETQAHAHRAALLGADLLDAHGRPGAVELRQWAEALRTRFREDFWAEDRGGGRPAAARTPDGRLLPHLGSAAAHLLDTGLLGGGLMAPGLLDKVQTEQLARLLGGPALDSGWGLRSLGVRETSYNPFGHRGGAVRVQETALAVGGLAAAGYEKESGSLLRGVLSAAEAFGFRLPEMYAGEQRSEGGAPLPHPAACRPAATAAASGVQLLAALVGIRPDAPAGTVTLRPMRSAPLGEIGLAGLRVAGAPFSVRVGRLGLAMVEEAADGLQLGV from the coding sequence GTGGCGCTGCCCTCGCTCGCGATCTCCTCGCAGCAAGGGCAGTTGACGGGCGACGGACTGGAAGGGTTCTACCGCGCGGGGCGCCGGTTGTTGTCGCGCTGCCTGCTCCGCGTGGCGGGGCGCGAGCCGATCGCGGTGCAGGCCCGCATGATCGCCGCCGACCGGGCCCGGTTCGTGGCGACGCTGAGACCTGTCGTGGACAGCGGCCCCGACCCGGACATCATGGTCGAACGGATCCGGCATGCCGACGGCACGGAGCGGATCACGCTGCGCAGCTCTGCCACCCGACCGCTGCGACTGCCGGTCGAGGTCGCCCTCGGTACGGATCTGGCGGAGCTGGGCGCGGTGGCGGCCGGACAGCCGGGGCGTGAAGTGTCCGCCACTGTCCACGACTCCGGCATGCGGTGGTCGTCGTCGGCAGGCCACGCCGTCGTCACCGCCGACCCGCCTCCCCGCGACGCCCTCGCCTCCGCCGGGCTGCTGCGCTGGGAGTTCGATCTGCCTCCGGGCGGCATCTGGAGTGTCGAACTCCGGGTACGGGCCGACGGCGGGGCGGCGAGCAGGTCGGTCGGGCAAGGCGCCGTACGCCCGCTCGCCACGGCGGAATCGACCGGGGACGACGCACGAGTGGGACCGCTGCTGAGAACCTGCGCAGAGGACCTGCACGCGCTGCTGCTGCGCGACCCGGCGCACCCGACAGACCTCTACCTCGCCGCCGGCGCGCCCTGGCGCTGCGGTCTGGCGCCGGCCGAGGCGTTGGCGGCCGCGCGGATGGCGCTCCCTCTGGGGACGCGGTTGGCCGCGGGCACGCTCAGGGCCCTCGCTCGAACCCAACTCCCGGGAACCGGGCGGGAGTCGGGGATGATCCCCGGCCCGCTGAGGGACGCAGGCCCGCATCTGCCGCCCGGCTGCACCGGAACCGAAGCGACGCTCCTGTTTCCGGCGCTTCTCGCGGAGGCGAGACGCTGGGGCCTGCCCGAGCAGGAGGTCGCAGAGCTGCTGCCCACGGCGGAGCGCTGCCTGCAGTGGCTGCGGACCGCAGTCGGCGACGGGGCGTATCTGGCGGACCCCGGCCCCGGAGGGCCGTTGCGCTGCGAGACCCAGGCGCACGCCCACCGGGCCGCCCTGCTCGGCGCGGATCTCCTCGACGCCCATGGCCGACCCGGTGCCGTGGAGCTGCGTCAGTGGGCTGAAGCGCTGCGAACGAGGTTCAGAGAGGACTTCTGGGCTGAGGACCGTGGAGGCGGCCGGCCCGCCGCCGCCCGCACGCCGGACGGGCGGCTCCTGCCCCACCTCGGCAGCGCCGCGGCCCACCTCCTCGACACAGGGCTGCTCGGCGGCGGTCTGATGGCGCCGGGCCTCCTCGACAAGGTGCAGACCGAGCAGCTCGCGCGACTCCTGGGCGGTCCGGCGCTCGACTCGGGATGGGGTCTGCGCAGTCTGGGCGTGCGGGAGACGTCGTACAACCCGTTCGGGCACCGTGGCGGAGCCGTGCGGGTGCAGGAGACGGCGCTGGCCGTGGGCGGCCTGGCCGCAGCGGGCTACGAGAAGGAGTCGGGCTCGCTGCTGCGGGGCGTCCTGTCCGCGGCCGAGGCCTTCGGGTTCCGGCTGCCCGAGATGTACGCGGGGGAGCAGCGTTCCGAAGGGGGCGCCCCGCTTCCGCATCCGGCCGCGTGCAGGCCCGCGGCCACCGCCGCGGCGTCAGGGGTGCAGCTCCTCGCCGCCCTCGTCGGGATCCGGCCGGACGCGCCCGCCGGGACGGTGACGCTGAGACCGATGCGCAGCGCACCTCTGGGGGAGATCGGACTGGCCGGGTTGCGGGTCGCGGGCGCCCCGTTCTCGGTGCGGGTCGGCAGGCTCGGTCTCGCCATGGTCGAGGAGGCGGCCGACGGGCTGCAATTGGGGGTGTGA
- a CDS encoding NUDIX hydrolase, which translates to MSPYDPSAFPPFAVTVDLVVLTVRRHALCALAVRRGEPPFQGRWALPGGFVRDDEDLSSAAARELIEETGLCAHDPADPDQVNGAHLEQLATYGDPKRDPRMRVVSVAHLALAPDLPAPRAGGDAHSARWAPVEDLLNQGGYGREGEQAAPLAFDHAQILADGVERARSKIEYSSLATAFCPPEFTVGELRRVYEAVWAVALDPRNFHRKVTGTPGFLVPTGGTTTRQGGRPAQLFRAGGATLLNPPMLRPEV; encoded by the coding sequence ATGTCGCCCTACGACCCGTCGGCCTTCCCGCCCTTCGCAGTCACCGTCGACCTGGTCGTGCTGACCGTGCGCCGCCACGCGCTCTGTGCGCTCGCGGTGCGGCGAGGCGAGCCGCCGTTCCAGGGGCGTTGGGCACTCCCCGGCGGCTTCGTCCGGGACGATGAGGACCTGTCGTCGGCCGCGGCCCGCGAATTGATCGAGGAGACCGGGCTCTGTGCCCATGATCCCGCGGACCCGGACCAGGTCAACGGCGCGCATCTGGAGCAGCTGGCCACCTACGGCGACCCCAAGCGTGACCCTCGTATGCGCGTGGTCAGCGTCGCTCATCTGGCCTTGGCGCCCGATCTGCCGGCACCGCGGGCGGGGGGCGACGCGCACAGTGCGCGCTGGGCACCTGTGGAGGACCTGCTGAATCAGGGCGGGTACGGGCGCGAGGGTGAGCAGGCGGCACCCCTGGCTTTCGACCATGCGCAGATCCTCGCGGACGGCGTGGAGCGCGCCCGCTCGAAGATCGAGTACTCGTCACTCGCCACGGCCTTCTGCCCGCCCGAGTTCACGGTCGGTGAGCTGCGGCGCGTGTACGAGGCGGTCTGGGCCGTCGCGCTCGACCCGCGCAACTTCCACCGCAAGGTGACGGGTACCCCGGGCTTCCTCGTGCCCACCGGCGGGACGACCACCCGTCAGGGCGGCAGGCCGGCCCAGCTCTTCCGGGCGGGTGGCGCGACCCTGCTCAACCCGCCGATGCTGCGCCCCGAGGTGTGA
- a CDS encoding ATP-binding cassette domain-containing protein → MIQAFGLTSNPRQELPPAVDDVSFEAPTGRVTALLGARASGKTTAVRLMLELQQGRGITHFRGRPLHRIPHPSREVGVLLGEVQGHPSRTVRGQLRMLCAAAGVPVQRADEVLEVVGIVSLREQRLGTLSRGMDRRLGLACALLADPHTLVLDGPADGLSAREGKWLHGILRAHASLGGTVLFTTDDAKEAARTADRVVTLETGRVIADQGVADFSRTRLRPRVAVRSPHAARLGVLLAKEARATQRSVEVVNEDGNRLSVYGSNCADIGETAFRHSILVHQLADEVGDAGPAVSVPARARTEEVREAEPTAPQTTVADASSVADTSLSAAEPSEETAEPSAQAQAHASPAQEPRRSTGTFVPLPADADLGGASSLASSSAPAPLSGQRGPKAPRSPSIPAPAPPPASLSPLPPPITIHPAPSPLRPLRYEVRRATGIATGYLTAAAVLVASAIVAVLLARTGHTPQAHLLAAWPQELPLPPAALGAGLLGAFAFGDEFRHPALAADRGTVPRRLGLLCAKLVVAAAIALSLAFLVVASDAVLLHLVYGEEFTKVPADWLSASASWLALVVGCAWAGVLAAGVFRSTTAGLAAVLAVPILVVPLVQKALEGPSVRTAAGLPSRLRDLALVHWPFGAERLLAAGLRMIVQPVGGALMLSLTALLCAYLLTVLRPRAR, encoded by the coding sequence ATGATCCAGGCCTTCGGACTGACCAGCAATCCCCGCCAGGAGCTCCCGCCCGCTGTCGACGACGTGTCCTTCGAGGCGCCGACGGGCCGTGTCACGGCGCTGCTCGGCGCCCGCGCGTCCGGCAAGACGACGGCGGTCCGGCTGATGCTCGAACTCCAACAAGGCCGCGGAATCACGCATTTCAGAGGCCGCCCCCTGCACCGCATCCCCCACCCCTCCCGAGAAGTGGGCGTGTTGCTCGGCGAGGTCCAGGGTCATCCGTCCCGCACCGTACGCGGACAGCTGCGTATGTTGTGCGCGGCCGCAGGTGTGCCGGTGCAACGTGCGGACGAGGTCCTCGAAGTCGTCGGCATCGTCAGCCTCCGTGAGCAACGCCTCGGCACACTCTCGCGCGGCATGGACCGGCGCCTCGGACTCGCCTGCGCGCTACTCGCGGACCCGCACACGCTCGTCCTCGACGGGCCCGCGGACGGCCTCTCGGCGCGTGAGGGAAAGTGGCTGCACGGCATCCTGAGGGCCCACGCGTCGCTCGGCGGCACCGTGCTCTTCACCACCGACGATGCCAAGGAAGCGGCACGGACGGCTGACCGCGTGGTCACCCTGGAGACGGGACGTGTCATCGCGGACCAGGGCGTCGCGGACTTCTCCCGGACGAGGCTGCGCCCCCGCGTCGCCGTCCGCAGCCCACATGCGGCCCGGCTCGGTGTCCTGTTGGCCAAGGAGGCGCGCGCGACGCAGCGTTCCGTCGAGGTCGTGAACGAGGACGGCAACCGGCTCTCCGTGTACGGCAGCAACTGCGCGGACATCGGCGAAACAGCGTTCCGCCACAGCATCCTGGTCCACCAACTCGCAGACGAGGTCGGGGATGCGGGGCCTGCCGTGAGCGTCCCGGCGCGGGCGCGCACTGAAGAAGTCCGGGAGGCGGAGCCGACCGCGCCCCAGACGACAGTCGCGGACGCGTCGTCCGTAGCGGACACGTCTCTTTCGGCCGCGGAGCCGTCGGAGGAAACCGCCGAACCGTCGGCGCAGGCGCAGGCACACGCTTCCCCCGCTCAGGAACCCAGGCGCTCCACGGGCACCTTCGTGCCGCTCCCCGCCGACGCGGACCTTGGTGGTGCTTCTTCCCTGGCCTCCTCCTCTGCCCCGGCGCCGCTGTCCGGCCAACGGGGTCCCAAGGCGCCCAGATCTCCCTCAATCCCCGCCCCCGCCCCGCCCCCCGCCTCCCTCTCCCCCCTCCCACCCCCCATCACGATCCACCCCGCACCCAGCCCGCTCCGCCCGTTGCGTTACGAGGTCCGCCGGGCGACCGGTATCGCCACCGGCTACCTCACCGCTGCCGCCGTCCTCGTCGCTTCGGCGATCGTCGCCGTACTGCTCGCGCGGACCGGGCACACCCCGCAGGCGCACCTGCTGGCCGCCTGGCCCCAGGAACTACCGCTTCCGCCGGCTGCCCTCGGTGCGGGGCTGCTCGGGGCCTTCGCCTTCGGTGACGAATTCCGTCACCCCGCGCTCGCCGCCGACCGTGGCACCGTCCCCCGTCGCCTGGGGCTTCTCTGCGCGAAACTCGTTGTCGCAGCGGCCATCGCCCTGTCGCTGGCCTTCCTCGTCGTCGCCTCCGACGCGGTGTTGCTCCACCTTGTATACGGAGAAGAGTTCACCAAGGTTCCCGCCGACTGGCTTTCGGCGAGCGCGAGTTGGCTGGCGCTCGTCGTGGGCTGCGCCTGGGCAGGGGTGCTTGCTGCCGGTGTCTTCAGGTCCACGACGGCCGGGCTGGCCGCCGTACTCGCCGTTCCGATCCTCGTCGTACCCCTCGTACAAAAGGCCTTGGAGGGGCCATCTGTGCGAACGGCGGCGGGACTTCCGTCGAGGCTTCGCGATCTGGCGCTCGTGCACTGGCCGTTCGGGGCGGAGCGTCTTCTGGCCGCGGGACTACGGATGATCGTCCAACCTGTGGGCGGTGCGCTGATGTTGTCGCTGACCGCTCTGCTCTGCGCTTATCTGCTCACAGTGCTGCGTCCCAGGGCTCGATGA
- a CDS encoding FadR/GntR family transcriptional regulator: MSTLAHTMMTAARSADSGMTGPGELDRYPYGEVNGADRVGAPVWDVADQDLGRMGRRAAGSRGRGLHGQLVQQLGQMIVSGDLGADRPLVPEEIGQRFEVSRTVVRESLRVLEAKGLVSARPNVGTRVRPVSDWNLLDPDIIEWRAFGPQRDDQRRELNELRWTIEPLAARLAAGHGREDVQQRLTDMVEIMGHALGQGDPITFARADAEFHSLLIQLAGNRMLEHLSGIVSAALQVSGGPVTGCDRPNEAAVAHHGRIADALAAGDGTGAEAAMRQLLTVHPDVERVVPAPREH; encoded by the coding sequence GTGAGTACCCTTGCGCACACCATGATGACCGCCGCCCGCTCCGCCGACTCCGGCATGACCGGTCCGGGCGAACTCGACCGTTACCCCTATGGGGAGGTAAATGGCGCCGACCGTGTGGGCGCCCCCGTTTGGGATGTCGCGGACCAGGATCTCGGCCGGATGGGGCGGCGCGCCGCCGGCAGCCGCGGACGCGGCCTGCACGGCCAACTCGTCCAGCAGCTGGGCCAGATGATCGTTTCCGGGGACCTCGGTGCGGACCGTCCGCTCGTGCCCGAGGAGATCGGCCAGCGATTCGAGGTGTCCCGCACCGTCGTCCGCGAGTCGCTCCGCGTCCTCGAGGCGAAGGGCCTGGTCAGCGCCCGCCCCAATGTCGGCACCCGCGTCCGCCCCGTCAGTGACTGGAACCTGCTCGACCCGGACATCATCGAATGGCGCGCCTTCGGCCCGCAGCGCGACGATCAGCGCCGCGAGCTGAACGAGCTGCGCTGGACGATCGAGCCCCTCGCCGCGCGGCTCGCGGCCGGACACGGCCGTGAGGACGTCCAGCAGCGGCTCACCGACATGGTCGAGATCATGGGGCACGCCCTGGGGCAGGGCGACCCGATCACGTTCGCCCGCGCCGACGCCGAGTTCCACTCCCTGCTCATCCAGCTCGCGGGCAACCGCATGCTCGAGCACCTGTCCGGCATCGTCTCCGCCGCCCTCCAGGTCTCCGGGGGGCCCGTCACGGGCTGTGACCGCCCGAACGAGGCGGCCGTCGCGCACCACGGCCGGATCGCCGACGCCCTCGCCGCGGGCGACGGCACGGGCGCGGAGGCGGCCATGCGCCAGCTGCTCACCGTCCACCCCGATGTCGAACGTGTGGTCCCCGCGCCCCGCGAGCACTGA
- a CDS encoding RNA polymerase sigma factor, with protein sequence MFVSASTSRTLPPEIAESVSVMALIERGKADGQIAGDDVRRAFEADQIPATQWKNVLRSLNQILEEEGVTLMVSAAEPKRPRKSVAAKSPVKRTATKTVAAKTVTAKKVAATATPESPAAEAEAEDAEPKKVAAKKTTAKKAAAKKTVAKKAAAKKTSGKKDDEVDDEATEETPGTAKAEGEPGEEGAQGFVLSDEDEDDAPAQQVAAAGATADPVKDYLKQIGKVPLLNAEQEVELAKRIEAGLFAEDKLANADKLAPKLKRELEIIAEDGRRAKNHLLEANLRLVVSLAKRYTGRGMLFLDLIQEGNLGLIRAVEKFDYTKGYKFSTYATWWIRQAITRAMADQARTIRIPVHMVEVINKLARVQRQMLQDLGREPTPEELAKELDMTPEKVIEVQKYGREPISLHTPLGEDGDSEFGDLIEDSEAVVPADAVSFTLLQEQLHSVLDTLSEREAGVVSMRFGLTDGQPKTLDEIGKVYGVTRERIRQIESKTMSKLRHPSRSQVLRDYLD encoded by the coding sequence TTGTTCGTGTCGGCCAGCACATCCCGTACGCTCCCGCCGGAGATCGCCGAGTCCGTCTCTGTCATGGCGCTCATTGAGCGGGGAAAGGCTGATGGCCAGATCGCCGGCGACGATGTGCGCCGTGCCTTCGAGGCCGACCAGATTCCGGCCACTCAGTGGAAGAACGTTCTGCGCAGCCTCAACCAGATCCTCGAGGAAGAGGGTGTGACGCTGATGGTCAGTGCCGCGGAGCCGAAACGCCCCCGCAAGAGCGTCGCAGCTAAGAGCCCGGTCAAGCGCACCGCCACCAAGACCGTCGCAGCCAAGACGGTCACGGCGAAGAAGGTCGCTGCCACGGCCACCCCCGAGTCCCCGGCCGCCGAGGCCGAGGCTGAGGACGCCGAACCCAAGAAGGTCGCAGCCAAGAAGACGACGGCCAAGAAGGCCGCCGCGAAGAAGACCGTCGCCAAGAAGGCGGCGGCGAAGAAGACGTCCGGCAAGAAGGACGACGAGGTCGACGACGAGGCCACCGAGGAGACCCCCGGTACGGCCAAGGCCGAAGGCGAGCCCGGCGAGGAGGGCGCGCAGGGCTTCGTCCTGTCCGACGAGGACGAGGACGACGCGCCCGCGCAGCAGGTCGCCGCGGCCGGTGCCACCGCCGACCCCGTCAAGGACTACCTGAAGCAGATCGGTAAGGTCCCGCTGCTCAACGCCGAGCAGGAGGTCGAGCTCGCCAAGCGCATCGAGGCCGGCCTGTTCGCGGAGGACAAGCTCGCCAACGCCGACAAGCTCGCGCCGAAGCTCAAGCGCGAGCTGGAGATCATCGCCGAGGACGGCCGCCGCGCCAAGAACCACCTCCTGGAGGCCAACCTCCGTCTGGTGGTCTCCCTGGCCAAGCGTTACACCGGCCGCGGCATGCTCTTCCTGGACCTGATCCAGGAGGGCAACCTCGGTCTGATCCGCGCGGTCGAGAAGTTCGACTACACCAAGGGCTACAAGTTCTCCACGTATGCCACCTGGTGGATCCGTCAGGCCATCACCCGCGCCATGGCCGACCAGGCCCGCACCATCCGTATCCCGGTGCACATGGTCGAGGTCATCAACAAGCTCGCGCGCGTGCAGCGCCAGATGCTCCAGGACCTGGGCCGCGAGCCCACCCCGGAGGAGCTGGCCAAGGAACTCGACATGACCCCGGAGAAGGTCATCGAGGTCCAGAAGTACGGTCGCGAGCCGATCTCCCTCCACACCCCCCTGGGTGAGGACGGCGACAGCGAGTTCGGTGACCTCATCGAGGACTCCGAGGCGGTCGTGCCGGCCGACGCGGTCAGCTTCACGCTCCTCCAGGAGCAGCTGCACTCGGTCCTCGACACCCTTTCGGAGCGCGAGGCGGGCGTCGTCTCGATGCGTTTCGGTCTCACCGACGGTCAGCCGAAGACCCTCGACGAGATCGGCAAGGTCTACGGCGTCACGCGTGAGCGGATCCGTCAGATCGAGTCCAAGACGATGTCGAAGCTGCGCCACCCGTCGCGTTCGCAGGTTCTGCGCGACTACCTGGACTAG
- a CDS encoding serine protease, protein MRRPFARTPFRAPVLLAAAALLPLACPAPSAADSVVIGGRSVRVADSPWMVALSSRDRFGGTRSGQFCGGVVVGRSTVMTAAHCLSPEVLGTALRAVGDLKVIAGRDDLRTDSGAEIPVRRTWVNPDYDPETNSGDVAVVTLKAPLPEGYVIPMAGAGDSAYVSGTAAAVYGWGDTTGAGDYANTLRAGDVQVLSDSACKAAYPGSSEGTFRARTMLCAGVSQGGRDACQGDSGGPLVAHGRLIGLVSWGNGCGRPGSPGVYARVSEAMRVMPEPI, encoded by the coding sequence ATGCGTCGTCCCTTCGCCCGAACGCCGTTCCGGGCGCCTGTCCTGCTGGCGGCGGCGGCCTTGCTGCCCCTGGCTTGCCCCGCCCCTTCGGCGGCGGACAGTGTCGTCATCGGGGGCCGGTCGGTCCGGGTGGCCGACAGTCCGTGGATGGTGGCGCTCTCCAGTCGTGACCGGTTCGGGGGTACCCGATCCGGTCAGTTCTGCGGGGGTGTCGTGGTCGGTCGGTCGACCGTCATGACTGCCGCCCACTGTCTGAGTCCTGAGGTCCTGGGCACCGCGCTCCGGGCCGTGGGCGATCTCAAGGTCATCGCGGGGCGTGACGACCTGCGGACCGATTCGGGCGCTGAGATCCCGGTACGCCGTACCTGGGTCAACCCCGACTACGACCCCGAAACCAACTCCGGAGATGTGGCGGTCGTCACGCTGAAGGCGCCGCTGCCCGAGGGATACGTTATCCCGATGGCGGGGGCGGGGGACTCCGCGTACGTGTCCGGGACCGCCGCCGCGGTCTACGGCTGGGGCGACACCACGGGGGCCGGTGATTACGCGAACACGCTGCGGGCCGGGGACGTGCAGGTGCTCAGTGACTCCGCGTGCAAGGCGGCCTATCCGGGCAGCTCCGAGGGGACGTTCCGCGCTCGCACGATGCTGTGCGCGGGGGTGTCGCAGGGCGGGCGGGATGCCTGCCAGGGGGACAGCGGTGGCCCTCTCGTGGCGCACGGGCGTCTGATCGGGCTCGTGTCCTGGGGGAACGGCTGTGGGCGCCCTGGGAGCCCTGGCGTCTACGCCCGGGTGTCGGAGGCCATGCGTGTCATGCCGGAGCCCATCTGA
- a CDS encoding DUF7455 domain-containing protein: MTTVLTPASPLTAADRCDRCGAQAYLRVVLISGGELLFCAHHGRKFEPELKKIAAEIQDETERLTAAPASAETEER; the protein is encoded by the coding sequence GTGACTACTGTTCTGACCCCCGCGAGCCCACTGACGGCCGCTGACCGCTGTGACCGTTGCGGCGCCCAGGCATATCTGCGCGTCGTGCTCATCAGCGGTGGTGAACTGCTCTTCTGCGCCCACCATGGCCGCAAGTTCGAGCCGGAACTCAAGAAGATCGCCGCTGAGATACAGGACGAGACGGAGCGCCTGACCGCCGCTCCGGCAAGCGCCGAGACCGAGGAACGCTGA
- a CDS encoding DNA gyrase/topoisomerase IV subunit B — MTAETSVPSTALLTGAGGIVDKDSSNYTARHLLVLEGLEAVRKRPGMYIGSTDSRGLMHCLWEIIDNSVDEALGGYCDYIEVILHDDASVEVRDNGRGIPVDVEPKTGLSGVEVVMTKLHAGGKFGGGSYAASGGLHGVGASVVNALSARLDVEVDRGGNTHAISFRRGVPGAFAKQGPDAAFDSSARLSKVKRVPKNRTGTRVRYWADRQIFLKDAKLSLENLHQRARQTAFLVPGLTIVVRDEYGLGDGGSKGEESFRFDGGISEFCEYLAADKPVCDVVRFSGQGTFKETVPVLDDHGQMTPTEVTRELGVDIALRWGTGYDTTLRSFVNIIATPKGGTHVTGFERSLTKTMNEVLRAQKLLRVAEDDVVKDDALEGLTAVVTVRLAEPQFEGQTKEVLGTSAANRIVANVVAKELKAFLTSTKRDAKAQARAVMEKAVAAARTRIAARQHKDAQRRKTALESSSLPAKLADCRSDDVERSELFIVEGDSALGTAKLARNSEFQALLPIRGKILNVQKSSVSDMLKNAECGAIIQVIGAGSGRTFDIDAARYGKIILLVDADVDGAHIRTLLLTLFQRYMRPMIEAGRVFAAVPPLHRIELVQPKKGQDKYVYTYSDRELRETLLEYQRKGVRYKDSIQRYKGLGEMDADQLAETTMDPRHRTLRRINIGELDAAEQVFDLLMGTDVAPRKEFISSSAATLDRSRIDA, encoded by the coding sequence GTGACCGCCGAAACGTCCGTGCCGTCCACAGCGCTGCTGACCGGAGCAGGCGGCATCGTGGACAAGGACAGTTCCAACTACACCGCGCGGCACCTGCTCGTCCTTGAGGGACTCGAGGCCGTACGCAAGCGCCCAGGCATGTACATCGGGTCGACGGACAGCCGTGGCCTGATGCACTGCCTCTGGGAAATCATCGACAACTCCGTCGATGAGGCCCTCGGCGGTTATTGCGACTACATCGAGGTCATCCTCCACGACGACGCCTCCGTAGAGGTGCGGGACAACGGCCGCGGTATCCCCGTGGACGTCGAGCCCAAGACCGGACTCTCCGGGGTCGAGGTCGTCATGACCAAGCTGCACGCGGGCGGCAAGTTCGGCGGAGGGTCCTACGCGGCCTCCGGCGGCCTGCACGGCGTGGGTGCATCCGTGGTGAACGCGCTCTCCGCGCGGCTCGACGTCGAGGTCGACCGCGGCGGGAACACGCACGCCATCAGCTTCCGTCGCGGCGTCCCCGGCGCCTTCGCCAAGCAGGGGCCCGACGCGGCCTTCGACTCCTCCGCGCGCCTCAGCAAGGTCAAGCGGGTGCCGAAGAATCGCACCGGCACGCGCGTGCGCTACTGGGCCGACCGCCAGATCTTCCTCAAGGACGCCAAGCTGTCCCTGGAGAACCTGCACCAGCGCGCCCGCCAGACCGCGTTCCTCGTGCCCGGCCTGACCATCGTCGTGCGCGACGAGTACGGGCTCGGTGACGGCGGCAGCAAGGGCGAGGAATCCTTCCGCTTCGACGGCGGCATCAGCGAGTTCTGCGAGTACCTCGCCGCCGACAAGCCGGTCTGCGACGTCGTCCGCTTCTCCGGGCAGGGCACCTTCAAGGAGACCGTCCCCGTCCTCGACGACCACGGTCAGATGACGCCGACCGAGGTCACCCGCGAGCTCGGCGTGGACATCGCGCTGCGCTGGGGCACCGGTTACGACACGACACTGAGGTCGTTCGTCAACATCATCGCCACCCCCAAGGGCGGCACCCACGTGACCGGCTTCGAGCGCTCGCTCACCAAGACGATGAACGAGGTGCTGCGCGCCCAGAAGCTGCTGCGCGTCGCCGAGGACGACGTCGTCAAGGACGACGCCCTCGAGGGCCTGACGGCCGTCGTCACGGTGCGTCTCGCCGAGCCGCAGTTCGAGGGCCAGACCAAGGAGGTGCTCGGCACCTCGGCGGCCAACAGGATCGTCGCGAACGTCGTGGCCAAGGAGCTCAAGGCGTTCCTGACCTCCACCAAGCGCGACGCGAAGGCCCAGGCCCGCGCCGTCATGGAGAAGGCCGTCGCCGCCGCCCGTACGCGGATCGCGGCCCGGCAGCACAAGGACGCGCAGCGCAGGAAGACGGCCCTCGAGTCGTCGTCGCTGCCGGCCAAGCTCGCCGACTGCCGCAGCGACGACGTGGAGCGCAGCGAGCTCTTCATCGTCGAGGGTGACTCCGCGCTCGGCACCGCCAAGCTGGCCCGGAACTCCGAGTTCCAGGCGCTCCTGCCGATCCGCGGCAAGATCCTCAACGTTCAGAAGTCGTCCGTGTCGGACATGCTGAAGAACGCCGAGTGCGGCGCGATCATCCAGGTCATAGGAGCCGGGTCGGGGCGGACCTTCGACATCGACGCCGCGCGCTACGGAAAGATCATCCTGCTCGTCGACGCCGACGTCGACGGCGCACACATCCGGACCCTGCTCCTGACCCTCTTCCAGCGCTACATGCGGCCGATGATCGAGGCGGGCCGCGTGTTCGCCGCGGTGCCGCCGCTGCACCGCATCGAGCTCGTCCAGCCGAAGAAGGGCCAGGACAAGTACGTCTACACGTACTCGGACCGCGAGCTGCGCGAGACGCTCCTCGAGTACCAGCGCAAGGGCGTGCGCTACAAGGACTCGATCCAGCGTTACAAGGGTCTCGGAGAGATGGACGCCGACCAGCTGGCCGAGACCACGATGGACCCGCGCCACCGCACGCTGCGCCGGATCAACATCGGCGAGCTGGACGCCGCGGAGCAGGTCTTCGATCTGCTCATGGGCACGGACGTGGCGCCGCGCAAGGAGTTCATCAGCAGCTCGGCCGCGACGCTCGACCGCTCGCGCATCGACGCCTAG
- a CDS encoding DUF1453 domain-containing protein — MSGLTNVLVIIAVVVLVVVRQFKAQPITMDKRWWVVPAVLVFMAVRKPDLLDPHHQALSASLMGVELLVGLAIGAGWAWTTRLWTAQDGTVWSRSTKASGAVWIVGVAVRAGLYAAGAAFGIKQGSAALMLALAATLLVRSGVLIWRAQSLQTAHQGAGAYGDGVPAPSWKDRV, encoded by the coding sequence ATGTCCGGGCTCACCAATGTGCTGGTGATCATCGCCGTCGTCGTGCTGGTGGTCGTCCGTCAGTTCAAGGCGCAGCCGATCACCATGGACAAGCGCTGGTGGGTCGTGCCCGCCGTGCTCGTCTTCATGGCCGTGCGCAAGCCGGACCTCCTCGACCCCCACCACCAGGCACTCTCGGCCTCGCTCATGGGCGTCGAGCTGCTCGTCGGTCTCGCCATCGGCGCCGGCTGGGCCTGGACGACCCGTCTGTGGACCGCGCAGGACGGCACCGTGTGGAGCAGGAGCACCAAGGCCAGCGGCGCCGTCTGGATCGTGGGTGTGGCCGTACGGGCAGGTCTCTACGCCGCAGGCGCGGCCTTCGGCATCAAGCAGGGCAGCGCCGCCCTCATGCTCGCCCTGGCCGCCACCCTGCTCGTCCGCTCCGGAGTCCTCATCTGGCGTGCGCAGTCCCTGCAGACTGCACACCAGGGGGCCGGGGCGTACGGTGACGGCGTGCCCGCGCCGTCGTGGAAGGACCGTGTGTGA